The segment CTCCCAGCTCAGGACCCTGTGGTGAGTCCGCCCCCGGGTGGGGCGGGCAGACGGGCACCCGCGCGTGTCAGGGTCTCTGTGTTGACGGGGACCCCACCCCGCAGGCTCTGGGAGTGTGACCTCACCGTCAGCGGCTGCAGAGACCTCTGCCGCGTCCTCCAGGCCAAGGAGGCCCTGAAGGAGCTGAGTCTGGCGGGCAACAGCCTGGGGGACGAGGGCGCCCAGCTGCTGTGCGAGAGCCTGCTGCAGCCCGGCTGCCAGCTGGAGTCCCTGTGGTGAGGGGGCCGCAGGGCGTGTGGGGGCTGGAGGCCCCGGGCGCTCGGGGATGAACTTGGGGGATACGGGGGGGCGACAGCACTGGGGCCCTGGAGGACCGGCCAGGAGGGCACCGTGGCCGCCTGAGGACAGGCGCACTCGGGGCTTGGGCCCCTGGGGGCCTCCCAGGGCCCCGCAGAAGTTTGGGCAGAGGTGACTGCAGCCCCTGCCGCCCTCAGGGTGAAGTCCTGCGGGTTTACGGCCGCCTGCTGCCAGCACTTCAGCTCTATGCTGACCCAGAACAAGCATCTCTTGGAGCTGCAGCTGAGCAGCAACCCGCTGGGCGACGCGGGCGTCCACGtgctgtgccaggccctgggccagcCGGGCACTGTGCTGCGGGTGCTCTGGTGAGCTGCTGGGGGGTATGTCCACCGGGGCTGACGGTGGGGATGGCCAGGACCTAGACCCCCTGGCACCCCACTATCTGGTGGCCACCTGGGGGCACGCCCTCCACCTGACCGCAGCTCCGCCCTCTGCCCAGGGTGGGCGACTGTGAGCTGACGAACAGCAGCTGTGGCGGCCTGGCCTCACTCCTGCTGGCCAGCCCCAGCCTGCGGGAGCTGGACCTGAGCAACAACGGCCTGGGCGACCCCGGCGTCCTGCAGCTGCTGGGCAGCCTGGAGCAGCCCGCCTGCAGCCTGGAGCAGCTGGTGTGAGTGgccgtggggtgggggtggcggggcgtaggtgggcaggggcaggcaggTGAGGTGAGAAGCCGGGGTGGGGGGCTCGGCTCCTctcaccccctccccgccccgcttcCCCCCGCAGCCTGTACGACATCTACTGGACCGAGGCAGTGGACGAGCGCCTGCGGGCTGTGGAGGAGAGCAAGCCTGGCCTGCGGATCATCTCCTGAGCCCCGTCCCCCACGGGGCGTTAACTGAGAAAAGGTCAAGTCAGCTCATTTCTGGCGGAGAACCTTAGGCACTTTATTAAAACTCCTTTTTGGCAGCAGGCGTCTTTGTCCACACTTGTCCCCACGAGGTGCTGGTGTAGAGGGAGTGAGGTTTTCACGAGCGCCTGCAGTGGCTTGAAGCGGGTCAGAGGTCCGGAGTCTGGGCCAGGAGTGTGCCCGGCAGGCTCCTCCACAGGGGTCTGGCCTGAGCTCCCAGGTGCTGGCAGGACCCCTGCACCCCACCCAGGCCTTCCTCCAGTTTGTGAGAAGAGCGTCCCAGCTGCACTGAGGGGCGCCGGAAGCGGGCCCTGCCTCGCTCAGCAGCAGCGCCCCCGGCTGCCCGTGGGGGAGCTGCTCCCGGGGCCCGGCTCCCGCCGGTGGCCAGCTCCTGAGTGCTCTCCGGTAGAGGCTGGAGCCCTGTGGACAGAAGCACAGGGCCACGCCCTCGAGCGGGCCTCAGTTGTGCTGTGGGTGGGCCCACGGGGGGACCTGCCCTGAGCAGCACAAACAAGGTGCAGACACGGCAGCTTCCAGAGGCTCTGAAGCCTGTGCAG is part of the Bos javanicus breed banteng chromosome 29, ARS-OSU_banteng_1.0, whole genome shotgun sequence genome and harbors:
- the RNH1 gene encoding ribonuclease inhibitor isoform X3, producing the protein MKLDIQCEQLSDARWTELLPLIQQYEVVRLDDCGLTEVRCKDIGSALQANASLTELSLRTNELGDGGVLLVLQGLQSPTCKIQKLRLEYCSLTAASCEPLAAVLRATRDLKELVVSNNDIGEAGVQALCRGLAESACQLETLKLENCGLTAANCKDLCGIVASQASLKDLDLGSNRLGDAGLAELCPGLLSPSSQLRTLWLWECDLTVSGCRDLCRVLQAKEALKELSLAGNSLGDEGAQLLCESLLQPGCQLESLWVKSCGFTAACCQHFSSMLTQNKHLLELQLSSNPLGDAGVHVLCQALGQPGTVLRVLWVGDCELTNSSCGGLASLLLASPSLRELDLSNNGLGDPGVLQLLGSLEQPACSLEQLVLYDIYWTEAVDERLRAVEESKPGLRIIS